In [Phormidium] sp. ETS-05, the genomic window CCTACAGGTTATTCTTTGATGTAGGAGGCAATATTTTTGAAGTTCAAGTTGGGCGAGGGTTGACGTTGGCAAGTGCAAGCCCAATCAATTGGGTATTGACCCCGCTTTACCCACTTGTGAAAACTAGAATATTTCCACTGATGCGGACATGAGACTAAGCCATGTTTTACCGGATTGTAATGAATGTAATTTAAGCAGCTTTCCAGCTCTGTTTCATTCCGAATCGCGTGTTCCCAGAAACGACGCTGCCAAACGTCGCTTTCTCGATGCTTGCGTCTGGATTCTGAATCCGCTCTGGCTGAGGCTCCCACTCCAACTATGGAGCGGGTGAATAATACTTTCAATCGACTAACTCGCCGGGAAAAATTGGCATCACCTGATGGCAATTTCCAAATAAAATGCAGGTGGTCTGGCAAAACGACGGCGGCGACAATCTCAAACGGGGTCTCGGTTTTGACTTTGGCGATCGCCCGTCGCAATTGCTCGACTCGCGCTCCATCTCTAAATAACGGCTGTCTTCGGTGGGTGACGATTGTTAAAAAGAAAGTACCTCCAGGAATCCAAGCACGCCGATAATTTGACATCGCGATCCTCGGTTTGATTTGAGTATTTGAGTAGGGTGGGCTGAAGCCCACCCTACCAGTTTATTTTACTCTATCTAGTAGGGTGGGCAGGGCTTTTAGATATGAGTTGGTCCCAACCAACAGCCCCTTGGCCCTGCCCACCCTACAAGTTCCCCCCAAGAACGATCGCCTCTTCTCTCTTCCAAGAAACCGGGTTTCTACGATAATCTAGGCATCCCCTCCGAGATTTAGTTAAGAAACCCGGTTTCTGCATCCCTTCCCCCAAAGGTCGATCGGCTTGTATAACAGAAAACTCCGCTTACTCCCAATCTTAATGACTGACGAATTTCAACAAGATGCTAGCCAAATTCTCACGGGGCATGGCTAGACCAATATTCGGATCGAGATGTTCGGCTTGCCCTATATATTCTCTCACATTGGAAAAACCCGACGCTACTATTAGAGTTAGAAGCAATTATCCTCCGCTCAACCGAGCCCCCTTATAACGCTAAAATTCCCACCGAGAGGTAGATTTATGCAGACCACTAACCTAGAGCAACTATCGGCTGCTGACGCTCAAACTATCCTTGCTTGCTTACCAGAGCGCATCCGCATCGCCCTTGTTGCCCGCGCCGCTGATATTGAGTATCCCATAGAAGCCGTTTTGGAAATGGCGATCGCCAGTTTTCTCGACGCTGAAGCATTGGGCTTTGCAGATTGTCAGCCCGGGCGCGGTCAGTAGTTGTCAAGAGTAGTAGTTAAGTAGGGTTGCTGGGCTTTGAGCCCTCCAAGAAACCGGGTTTCTACGATAATCTAGGCATCCCCACCGAGATTTAGCTGAGAAACCCCTGCATCCCTCCCCCCAAGGCCGATCGCCTCTTCCCTCCGCAAAGAAACCGGGTTTTTCAAATAACCTGTGCCTCGGAACCTAAATTTAGGCAAAAACCCCTGCACCCCTCCCCCCAGGGACGCCCTTCCCCAAATGATGATAGCTACAACCGATGGGCCAGACATTAATTTGATGAATATTGCCAAAAACACAAAACTTGTGCTATAATCGCAGAAATTAATAAAAAATTCCATGAAACAGCTAAATCGAATTACCATCAATCCTGAAGTCATGGGAGGCAAACCTTGCATTCGCGGGTTAAGAGTCACCGTGGGCACAATTGTGGGGTTAATGGCATCAGGTCACTCCCCCGCCGAAATATTACAGGCATATCCCTATCTGGAAGAAGCTGATATTTATGAGGCTCTGGCATATGCAGCTTGGCGAGTAGAAGAAATAGAAGTGCCTCTAACAGCCGGATGAAAATACTAATTGACATGAACCTTTCACCCACATGGGTGCAAGTATTTGCTAGATACGACATAGAGGCTATTCATTGGTCAACAGTTGGCGACCCAAGAGCCACAGACCGGGCGATAATGAACTGGGCCAGCGCTAATGGCTATGTGGTATTTACTAATGACTTAGATTTCGGGGCACTGTTAGCGGCACTCAGCGCCGAAGCGCCCAGTGTGATTCAGGTAAGAAATCAAGACATCCTACCTGATCAGATAGAAACCATCCTGATTGAAACGCTTCGCCGCTTTGAATCGCAACTTGAATCAGGCGCTTTGATTACCATCAATCTTACCCGCTATCGAGTCAGGATTCTGCCCCTGACTCCACGGTTAAGAGAAGAATTACCCTGATATCTCTCTCAAGGAAAGAAACCGGGTTTCTACGATAATCTAGGCATCCCCACCGAGATTTAGTTAAGAAACCCCTGCATCCCTCCCCCCAAGGTCGATCGCGCAAATCATTGCTATAATTGAACTAACATTCTCCTATCTTGCCCGATATTATGCCAGAATCTGTACAAACCTCACGACTCCAGTCAGCCCTCGATACAGTAGAATCCCTATCGCTTGAAGAACAAAACCTCTTGGTTGACATCTTACTTAAACGACTTCAGAGAAAACGCCAAAAACAACTACTTCAAGAAATTGAAGAAGTGAGAGAAGAAGCATATCAAGGTTTGATAACATTTGGATCGATAGAGGATTTTATGAAGGAGTTAGAAGCGTGAGACTAATTGCGTGGACTCCTAAATCTTTAAGAGCATATAAACGCTTAATTCGGCAAAACCCTCAGCTCCAACCGGCGCTGGAAGCAACTCTTACCCAGTAGCAACAGATCCGTTTCATCCGACGCTTAAAACTCACAAACTATCCGGTAAATTTGAGGGAATTTGGTCAGCTTCAATTGACTACAGTTATCGAATTTTATTCGAGTTTACCAAGACCAACGACTCTGAAGACGCAATTTTGTTGCTGAACTTGGGCAACCATGATGATGTCTATTAACTTAGTAGGGTTGCTGGTCAACTCATCGATTAGTTGCTCCTAGCCAACAGTCCAGTGGACTTGCCCACCCTACACCCAGGGATTCCAAGGAAAGAAACCGGGTTTTTTAAAGAGCCTGTGCCTCCGAACCTAAATTTAGGCAAAAACCCGGTTTCTGCACCCCTCTGCATCTCTCCCCCCAAGGCCGATCGGCTTTTACTTAAGCTGCAATAGGCGACGGACTGGGAGGCACTAAACCTTCTTCTTGGCAATACTCAAGATAGCTGGCAATAGCTTCTTGGGCGTTGGCGATCGCTTCTTCATAAGTTTTCCCATAAGTGCAAGGCTGCATCGCCAATTTAGCAAACTCTGGCAGCGTTACCAAATACAGTCCATCCGCTTCCGACCATTGAATTAATAAACTATAGCGGTAATTCATTCCTCTGAATCCTCCCCGGCACTTGCTTCCAACTCTTGAATCGCTTGTTTTAATAATTTTTCCAGATACAACGGTGTATCTTCACCGTCTTTGAAGGCAATGGTAATCAACAGTTGCAGTTGCGGATGCTTCCAGTTTTCATGGCTCCCCTTTCCTCGCCGCTGCACAAACCCCAATTTAATCAACTCAGCTTTGTAGTCGCGAATTTTCCTGGGCATATATGATTTGCATAATTTTTAATCTTAGTTGAATCCACTTCCTAGTTTAGCACTAATGATGGACGGGAGTAGTTAAGTAGGGTGGGTAGGGCTGCTCAAGATTAGTTGCTCCTAGCAAACAGCCCAGTAGAGAAAGCTCACCCTAATCCTAGCAAACAGCCCTCCTCCAGAGTCCGATCGCGCAGCGTGCCCGAGGCGATCGCCCCCCGCAAAGAAACCGGGTTTCTACGATAATCTAGGCATCCCCACCGAGATTTAGTTAAGAAACCCCTGCATCCCTCCTCCCAAGGCGATGTTTATTCGCCTAAAATTATCTGTAAAGCATTGCGCAGTGCTTCCCTATCCGTTTCTTGCAGTTGTCCGAGTTGTCTCACCACCAGTCCTTTCTCCACCGTAGCCATAATGGCTTTACAGCCTGTTCAGAAATAATCTAATCGCCTCTCAAAGTCCCTCTCCCTTTTTGGGAGAGGGATTTAGGGTGAGGGCGATGTGTTAAGCGATTGGTGAACAAGCTTTAATTACAGAAGGTTTCAGCAACCCCGCCTCATTCCAGTAGGTTACGGTGACATCGCCTATCATACTAGCGATATAGCGTTGACTGGTAATAGCCATCACTATTAAATCGGGGTGTTCTTGGTTGTACACATCTGAGCTAACTACTACGGCGGGACGTTTTTTCGCGCTAGTTTGATCTGTAAAGGGAAATGGAACCAAGATAATATCGCCGAAGCTATAACTGGTCATAGTCAGCATCCTCATCGTTATCCCAAATCTGGGCGAAAGCGGTTTCCGAAAGTTTCGCCGCCGCACGATTTAAGCGCATCATCTCATTTTTTCTAGCAAAAAGTCCACAAAATCTTCTACTCCTGTAATTTTCTCAGGAGGTAAGTTGCGGATTTTTTTGATTAAGTTGGTTTCGGAATAAATGCCGGAATTCATATTCTCTATAATTGGTTGATGAGAGGTTTAACTATTCTCCATTCCACCCCCTTTCCTCTCCCAAAAAGGGAGAGGGTGGTAGGATGGTTAGGGTATTCAGTGTGGTAGCGAAGCCAAGATGTTTATCAACCTTAGCCCAAGGAGGGAGATGGGCAATGAGTATTGGCTCATCATTTGAAAAAATGCTGGAACTTAATTCAGTTATTATCTCCGGGATATCCGGTAAAGCGAGAATAGTGGACATTTCCTGATGGGTCGGTGTTTGATATCGCAACCATTCCTTTAAGTTTTTTTCAAAATAGATGACGCCACCAATATTGTTTTCCACCCAAAAACTCCCATGAATAAAATCATGGTCAGGAATCTTAACTAGAAAAATGTCGTGAGGGTCTTTATTAAAAAGTTTTTGACTGATTATCGGGATGATCTCTTTCAAAAAAGGATGATCGACCGATCCGCCAACCTCCAGAAATTCGGGACGATCGGCAAATTTGTCCATATAAAATTCCCCCACTTTGCTTAACGATTTCTCGCTATCCAGTTTTAACTGGAGTTCTCTTAATTTATGCAAACCAAATGATGGTTGCGGTCTTGACTTTGGCATGGCTAATTTATCCTTACTATACAGCAGTTTACCGGTCTAGGATGCCCCTCACCCCAAAAACCTCAACCAGAAGGGCCTGACGAGCAGTGGCTCATCATTTGACAAAGTGCTATAACATTGAATCCTGATTAGATATCGGTAAAGACTGGATTGCTAGTTTGATATCCTCTCTGTGTTCATTTTTAGGGGGCGATCGACCTAACGGCATAGCTTGGCTTACCGCTTTTTCGGGAGCGATCGGATAGATGGGCGAGTTAACGGTTAGCATAACATAAAGAAACACAACAAGCAAGTTAAGTCAGGAGTTAGTAGGGGGCATCCCCTCCCCAGGGACGCCCTCCCCCAAGGCGATCGCTCCTTACCCAAATGATCATAGCTACAGCCTATTAGCCTGCCATTGATTTTATTAAGATTGCCAAAATAGCACAGGTTGTGCTATAAAAGAAAATTTAGTAAAATCGCCATAAAATAGCTAACTACTGCCTTCTCTCCTGGATAGGTGGGGATATCCATCGTCTTGGGAACTCGACATGGTGACAAAAGTGGAGAAAATTTAGATGCTAAGTAAATCCACATAATTAAACCGGATGTCCGTCGGGTTCTGTAGGGTTCTGTAGGGTCGAATGGCCATTCGCCCCTACAGAACAATGGTTATAAAAATAATTCTGATTCAGGCACTGCCCACCCTACTATTGCTCGCGGAGTAACGTTTTTTGAGGTTGACGTACTTATTACTCAAGGAATTATCAATTACTGTAGTGCCTTTCAGTCCAGAACAAGCCCGGTTAGGGGCTGAAGTCTTCTGAAAATTTGGCAAGGGTCATCATCCAGCCAAATTGAATATGGGAGACTGCTTTGACTATGGGTTATATCAAGTCCTTTAGCATCGTTTGTGAATATTTGGGGGGGAGGAGACGGGGAACCTGGAGGACTTCTGGACTTCTGGACTTCTGGACGGGGTGAGAAGGAAAGGTAAAATAACCCCCATTAGGGGGTTTGATTCATGTAGCCACGGGTTTCAACCCGTGGCGTCTGAGGCCCGGAGTCAGCTCGCCCTCCCCCCAAGGCCGATCGCGCAGCGTGCCGGAGGCAATCGCTCCTCCTCCCCCCCAAGGCCGATCGCCCAAATCATGGGCTTCTGGTGTGAATAGGTACTTCATCAATCCTTGAAGCATTATCCTAGTGGGCTTTTTTCCCCAAAGCGCTCGATCGCCGAACCGTCTATCATCGCTCGCTCTTGAGGGAGAGACGATTGTACTCATTGCCCACCCTACAAACTTGTCACAAGTCAAATGTCCTTTGTCCCTAGTCATTTGGAGAGAAACCGGCTTTCCCAAACCAATATCTCAGACTGAGACAGAGGCTCCTCCTCTAGACACCCCTGGGGAGCCAATCACCTGACCACCAATGACCAAGGACAAATGACAAAAGACTAAGATAGATAAAGAAATTCTAATAAAGCCAGCCCTTTATGACTTCCACGCTCCTCCCCACCCTTTCCATTCCCCGCCTGAATTTCCCCACAGTTCGCCAGTTAACCAACGGTTTGACGATCGTGGCGGAACAGATGCCAGTGGAAGCCGTGAATTTGAGTCTCTGGATTGATGTGGGTTCCGCCGTGGAAACCCACGACATCAACGGTATGGCTCACTTTCTCGAGCATATGGTATTTAAAGGAACAGAAAAACTGCTCGCCGGAGAATTCGAGCGCCAAATCGAGGAGCGTGGCGCCGTCACCAATGCCGCCACCAGTCAGGATTACACCCACTATTACATCACCACTGCCCCCAAAGACTTTGCCGATTTGGCGCCCCTGCAAATCGATGTGGTACTTAACCCCAGCATTCCCGATGCGGCTTTCGATCGGGAAAGGTTGGTGGTATTAGAAGAAATTCGGCGAGCTGAAGACAACCCCCGCCGCCGCACTTATCAAAAATCCGTAGAGATGGCCTTTGAAGTCCTCCCCTATCGCCGCCCCATTCTCGGTCCCGCAGCAGTGGTGGAAAATTTGACCCCCCAGCAGATGCGGGATTTTCACGCTCAATGGTATCAACCATCGTCTATTACCGCCGTGGCGGTGGGTAATTTACCTGTAGAGGAGTTAATTGATATTGTCGCCGATGGCTTTTACCGGGGAAATCATCTGGGGTTAGCGCCCAACTCTGCACCCACCGGCGGTATGGTCTCACCTTTGGCCAAAGAATCTGCTTTCACGGAAATTGTCCGCGAGGAGTTGGTTGATGACAGCTTGCAGCAAGCGCGGTTAGTGATGGTGTGGCGAGTCCCGGGATTAGTGGATATAGATGAAACCTATGCTTTGGATGTATTGAGCGCGATTTTGGGTCGCGGTCGCACTTCTCGCCTGGTGCAGGATTTGCGGGAAACCCGGGGGCTAGTTTCTAGTATCTCTGCTAGCAATATGACTTATCGCCAACAAGGGATTTTTTATATTTCTGCTACCCTGCCATCGGAAAATGTCGATCGGGTCGAGGCGATCGTCCTGGAACACTTGCGCAGTTTTCATCAATCCCTAGTCACCGAGGCAGAAATCGCCCGCGTGCGGACCCAAGTAGCCAATCGGTTTATTTTTGGCAACGAAACCCCGAGCGATCGAGCCAACCTCTACGGCTACTATCAATCCATGCTCACCGACTTAGCCCCCGCACTCAACTATCCCGATCGCATTCAAGCCATCCACGCCCCCGATATCCAGCTCGCCGCCCAAAAATATCTCCCCGATAACGCCTACGGCATCCTCATCGTCCGCCCCAAGGCGTGAATCAAAGACGGGGGACCAGGGGCAGGGGGGCAGGGGGAACTAGGAAATAGGGAGACGCCAGTTGCCATTCCTCCAAACCCCTGTTATACTACAAATGTAGTATGCAGTGGGGGGCATTATGAGCAACCAACCACCTTTCAATCCCAATCTCATCTTGCCTCCCGGCACCCAAGTAGTCACCAGAATAACCATTGGTGATACTTACAATAGTGGCACGGTTCAAGGTGCCGTCGGCGTCATTGTGGAAGCACCCACCGACCACACCCACGCCTATCGCGTGCGGTTCCCCGACGGCGGCGAAGCCTCCCTAAGACGCTCAGAAATCAGCATCCGCAAACAATGGCAACAACCGGAAACCAATCCCCTTGAGGAATACAACCTCTATAACCACATCATCTACCGCTGCATCGTCGGTTCCCGATCTTTCGGTTTAGACGACCAAAACTCAGACACCGACAGGCGAGGTATCTACCTACCTCCCGCCCAGATGCACTGGTCAATTTTCGGCGTTCCCGAGCAACTAGAAAGCAAACAAACCGAAGAATGCTACTGGGAAATCCAGAAATTTCTCACCCTCGCCCTCAAAGCTAACCCCAATGTCCTGGAATGCCTATACAGTCCCCTGATTGAAACCACCAGTCCCCTAGCCCAAGAACTCCTAGAAATG contains:
- a CDS encoding DUF433 domain-containing protein; protein product: MKQLNRITINPEVMGGKPCIRGLRVTVGTIVGLMASGHSPAEILQAYPYLEEADIYEALAYAAWRVEEIEVPLTAG
- a CDS encoding pitrilysin family protein, which encodes MTSTLLPTLSIPRLNFPTVRQLTNGLTIVAEQMPVEAVNLSLWIDVGSAVETHDINGMAHFLEHMVFKGTEKLLAGEFERQIEERGAVTNAATSQDYTHYYITTAPKDFADLAPLQIDVVLNPSIPDAAFDRERLVVLEEIRRAEDNPRRRTYQKSVEMAFEVLPYRRPILGPAAVVENLTPQQMRDFHAQWYQPSSITAVAVGNLPVEELIDIVADGFYRGNHLGLAPNSAPTGGMVSPLAKESAFTEIVREELVDDSLQQARLVMVWRVPGLVDIDETYALDVLSAILGRGRTSRLVQDLRETRGLVSSISASNMTYRQQGIFYISATLPSENVDRVEAIVLEHLRSFHQSLVTEAEIARVRTQVANRFIFGNETPSDRANLYGYYQSMLTDLAPALNYPDRIQAIHAPDIQLAAQKYLPDNAYGILIVRPKA
- a CDS encoding transposase, whose amino-acid sequence is MSNYRRAWIPGGTFFLTIVTHRRQPLFRDGARVEQLRRAIAKVKTETPFEIVAAVVLPDHLHFIWKLPSGDANFSRRVSRLKVLFTRSIVGVGASARADSESRRKHRESDVWQRRFWEHAIRNETELESCLNYIHYNPVKHGLVSCPHQWKYSSFHKWVKRGQYPIDWACTCQRQPSPNLNFKNIASYIKE
- a CDS encoding DUF2281 domain-containing protein; the encoded protein is MNSGIYSETNLIKKIRNLPPEKITGVEDFVDFLLEKMR
- a CDS encoding DUF5615 family PIN-like protein; amino-acid sequence: MKILIDMNLSPTWVQVFARYDIEAIHWSTVGDPRATDRAIMNWASANGYVVFTNDLDFGALLAALSAEAPSVIQVRNQDILPDQIETILIETLRRFESQLESGALITINLTRYRVRILPLTPRLREELP
- a CDS encoding type II toxin-antitoxin system PemK/MazF family toxin, whose protein sequence is MTSYSFGDIILVPFPFTDQTSAKKRPAVVVSSDVYNQEHPDLIVMAITSQRYIASMIGDVTVTYWNEAGLLKPSVIKACSPIA
- a CDS encoding type II toxin-antitoxin system HicA family toxin — protein: MPRKIRDYKAELIKLGFVQRRGKGSHENWKHPQLQLLITIAFKDGEDTPLYLEKLLKQAIQELEASAGEDSEE
- a CDS encoding type II toxin-antitoxin system HicB family antitoxin; amino-acid sequence: MNYRYSLLIQWSEADGLYLVTLPEFAKLAMQPCTYGKTYEEAIANAQEAIASYLEYCQEEGLVPPSPSPIAA
- a CDS encoding DNA polymerase beta superfamily protein codes for the protein MSNQPPFNPNLILPPGTQVVTRITIGDTYNSGTVQGAVGVIVEAPTDHTHAYRVRFPDGGEASLRRSEISIRKQWQQPETNPLEEYNLYNHIIYRCIVGSRSFGLDDQNSDTDRRGIYLPPAQMHWSIFGVPEQLESKQTEECYWEIQKFLTLALKANPNVLECLYSPLIETTSPLAQELLEMRQIFLSQLVYQTYNGYVMSQFKKLEQDIRTKGNIKWKHAMHLIRLLISGITILKQGFVPVQVENEKEQLLAIKRGEMLWKDINNWRLSLHRDFDRAFTQTRLPERPDYQTANAFLIKARQSMV